The following proteins are co-located in the Candidatus Eisenbacteria bacterium genome:
- a CDS encoding integration host factor subunit beta, translating to MTKRDLIEELLKQFPRFARRDAEVMVNAVFDSMTEALCRGDRIEIRGFGSFVVKRRQAREGRNPKTGALVSVQAKSVPFFKVGKELRLRVDGKPWMPDDAAAL from the coding sequence ATGACCAAGCGGGATCTCATCGAGGAGCTCCTGAAGCAGTTTCCGCGTTTCGCGCGTCGCGACGCCGAGGTCATGGTCAACGCGGTCTTCGACAGCATGACCGAAGCGCTGTGTCGGGGCGATCGCATCGAGATCCGCGGCTTCGGCAGCTTCGTCGTGAAGCGGCGTCAGGCGCGCGAGGGCCGCAATCCCAAGACCGGCGCGCTCGTCTCCGTGCAGGCGAAGAGCGTGCCGTTCTTCAAGGTGGGGAAGGAGCTGCGTCTGCGCGTTGACGGCAAGCCGTGGATGCCCGACGACGCCGCGGCGCTCTAG
- a CDS encoding HIT domain-containing protein: MDVLWAPWRMAYVTATAPPSGCIFCVGEGGDRERLVLGTTAASIVMLNRYPYASGHLMVAPRRHTASLPDLPADEHAELADTLRRSLATLCEVLAPHGVNLGMNLGTCAGAGIADHLHWHIVPRWTGDTNFMTSVAEARVMPQHLLETYDRLRPPFAWLDRAG; encoded by the coding sequence GTGGATGTCCTCTGGGCCCCCTGGCGGATGGCCTACGTGACCGCCACGGCGCCGCCGAGCGGGTGCATCTTCTGCGTGGGTGAGGGCGGCGACCGCGAGCGGCTCGTGCTCGGCACCACGGCTGCGTCGATCGTCATGCTGAACCGATATCCGTACGCGAGCGGTCACCTGATGGTGGCGCCGCGACGGCACACCGCGTCGCTCCCGGACCTGCCGGCGGACGAGCACGCGGAGCTCGCAGACACGCTGCGGCGGAGCCTCGCCACGTTGTGCGAGGTGCTCGCGCCCCACGGCGTCAATCTCGGCATGAACCTCGGCACGTGTGCCGGCGCGGGCATCGCCGACCACCTCCATTGGCACATCGTCCCGCGCTGGACGGGCGACACGAACTTCATGACGTCGGTCGCCGAGGCGCGGGTCATGCCCCAGCACCTGCTGGAGACGTACGACCGCCTGCGGCCGCCGTTCGCGTGGCTGGACCGTGCAGGCTGA